One stretch of Solidesulfovibrio fructosivorans JJ] DNA includes these proteins:
- a CDS encoding chorismate-binding protein yields the protein MFGEALFSSYAAGDAGWTRYFHDPAWTATAWELSEVMPLLEAAEAWRRQGHWLVLALAYEAAPAFDPRLETHAPGETPLAFAAAYPAPSEPPARAAASGDFFVAPWRPLVSRRRYDAALGVIRDNIRRGEVYQVNYTLQLASRLQGDPSGWFEGLARQQAAGFCCRLDLGRHKVLSFSPELFFRRAGELVVARPMKGTMPRGRTLEEDVARAKALAACPKNRAENRMITDLLRNDLGRLARSGSVAVPACFEVSRLSTAWQMTSTVTARVPRELGLTAIFSAIFPCGSITGAPKRSAMRLIRELEGGPRGFYTGAFGHVAPDGDCVFSVPIRTVVCDADTGECRFGVGGGVTYYSDARDEYEECRIKAAFLHTPPEPFDLLETLLLTEGRFAFLPEHLARLARSAAYYGFRHDAAAVSAALEAVAAACPGRRLRVRLLLSRDGAVRTEHFPLGKRRAGPVRLGWADTPVEASDAALFHKTTRRARYDRALAARPDCDDVLLFNKAGQVTESCRANLVAAIDGRLLTPALDCGLLAGTLRQRLLARGVLAEAALTPADLARAGRLWLVNSVRLWTPAVLVGEAPAGGPSTGSCGSASS from the coding sequence CTCGTGCTGGCCCTTGCCTACGAAGCCGCTCCGGCCTTCGATCCCAGGCTGGAAACCCATGCCCCGGGCGAAACGCCCCTGGCTTTTGCCGCCGCCTATCCCGCCCCGTCCGAGCCCCCGGCGCGCGCGGCCGCGTCCGGGGATTTTTTCGTCGCCCCCTGGCGGCCGCTCGTTTCCCGACGGCGCTACGACGCGGCCCTCGGCGTGATTCGGGACAATATCCGCCGGGGCGAGGTCTACCAGGTCAACTACACCCTCCAGCTGGCCAGCCGCCTGCAAGGCGACCCGTCGGGCTGGTTCGAGGGGCTGGCCCGGCAACAGGCGGCCGGTTTCTGTTGCCGGCTCGACCTGGGCCGACACAAGGTGTTGTCGTTTTCGCCGGAGCTTTTTTTCCGGCGCGCGGGAGAACTGGTGGTCGCGCGGCCCATGAAGGGCACCATGCCCCGGGGCCGCACCCTGGAGGAGGATGTGGCCCGGGCCAAGGCTCTGGCCGCCTGCCCGAAGAACCGGGCCGAAAACCGCATGATCACCGATCTCTTGCGAAACGACCTGGGGCGACTCGCCCGGTCCGGAAGCGTGGCCGTGCCGGCCTGTTTCGAGGTGTCGCGGCTGTCCACGGCCTGGCAGATGACCTCGACCGTGACCGCCCGCGTCCCCCGGGAGCTCGGGCTCACCGCCATTTTTTCCGCGATTTTCCCCTGCGGTTCCATTACGGGCGCGCCCAAACGCAGCGCCATGCGGCTGATCCGGGAGCTCGAAGGCGGGCCGCGCGGCTTTTACACCGGGGCGTTCGGCCACGTCGCTCCCGACGGGGATTGCGTTTTCTCCGTGCCCATCCGCACCGTCGTTTGCGACGCGGACACGGGGGAGTGCCGCTTCGGCGTGGGCGGCGGCGTGACCTACTATTCCGACGCCCGGGACGAATACGAGGAATGCCGGATCAAGGCCGCGTTTCTGCATACCCCCCCGGAGCCCTTCGACCTTTTGGAAACCCTGCTCTTGACGGAAGGGCGTTTCGCCTTTCTGCCCGAGCATCTCGCCCGACTGGCCCGTTCGGCCGCGTATTACGGATTTCGCCACGACGCCGCGGCCGTGTCGGCCGCCCTCGAGGCCGTGGCCGCGGCCTGTCCCGGGCGGCGCCTGCGGGTGCGGCTGCTGCTTTCCCGCGACGGCGCGGTGCGCACCGAACATTTTCCCTTGGGGAAGCGCCGGGCGGGTCCCGTGCGCCTGGGCTGGGCGGACACGCCGGTCGAGGCCTCCGATGCCGCCCTTTTCCACAAGACCACGCGGCGGGCGCGCTACGACCGGGCCTTGGCCGCCCGGCCGGATTGCGACGACGTGCTGCTGTTCAATAAGGCCGGGCAGGTGACCGAAAGCTGCCGGGCCAACCTCGTGGCCGCCATCGACGGACGGCTGCTCACCCCGGCCCTTGACTGCGGACTGCTTGCCGGCACCTTGCGGCAGCGCCTGCTGGCCAGGGGGGTTCTGGCCGAGGCGGCGCTCACGCCGGCTGATCTGGCCCGGGCCGGGCGGCTGTGGCTCGTCAATTCCGTGCGCCTGTGGACACCGGCGGTGTTGGTCGGGGAGGCCCCGGCCGGCGGTCCCTCGACGGGGAGCTGCGGTTCTGCTAGTTCGTAA